A region of Betta splendens chromosome 13, fBetSpl5.4, whole genome shotgun sequence DNA encodes the following proteins:
- the LOC114867861 gene encoding programmed cell death protein 10-like isoform X2 has product MEDRTDDASVASFQTLYTVMYPVFKELEDVNPSAAQTLRAAFIKAEEGSPGLTQDIVLKILEKKQKSDVNLTESLLRMSGENVEEFLIEASDFKELNLKVRELKQHLSKIPDLMDLKAYFLQVIKDVAGCIKELLDTVTAILKKYKFSDDRPLQQQKREFVRCAKRFSECLKVYFRDGNLTSVFVSTNQLAHRANMLLKVFKNASR; this is encoded by the exons ATGGAGGACAGGACAGACGACGCCTCAGTCGCCTCCTTCCAGACGCTCTACACTGTGATGTATCCTGTGTTCAAGGAG CTGGAGGATGTGAACCCATCGGCGGCGCAGACCTTAAGGGCAGCCTTCATAAAA gcagaggaggggagCCCGGGTCTCACCCAGGACATTGTACTGAAAATActggagaagaagcagaaatcTGATGTCAACCTCACGGAGTCCCTGCTTCGTATGAGTGGAGAGAATGTGGAAG AATTTTTAATTGAAGCCTCCGATTTCAAGGAGCTGAACCTGAAGGTCCGAGAACTGAAACAGCACCTCAGCAAAATCCCGGATCTCATGGATCTTAAAGCGTACTTCCTCCAGGTGATCAA AGACGTAGCCGGCTGCATAAAGGAGCTTCTGGACACCGTTACCGCTATTCTAAAGAAGTACAAGTTCAGCGACGACCGG ccgctgcagcagcagaagcgtGAGTTCGTGAGGTGCGCGAAGAGGTTCAGCGAGTGTCTCAAAGTCTACTTCAGGGACGGAAA TTTGACCAGCGTGTTCGTCAGCACCAACCAGCTCGCCCACCGCGCCAACATGCTGCTGAAGGTCTTCAAGAACGCCTCGCGGTAG
- the serpini1 gene encoding neuroserpin: MERGGLGGGISHWLSAVCAAMLILDVLSLLLLLISILLPGYGCRAADIPEDTTSEFSVRLYHTLKAVGGQDNIIFSPLSVAVALGMVELGAKGASLEEIRQAVGFSHLLPGVEFSLLQNLTSALSDDDTQYVIRFANRLFLQDGVAFNPEFLHLMRKYFHADVETVDFTESAAVAEQINSWVENHTESKIRELLSAEDFSSVTRLTLVNAVYFRGSWKNQFRPENTRTFSFSKDDGSEVQTLMMYQQGDFYYGEFSDGSQEAGGVYQVLEMPYEGEDMSMMIILPRQEVPLASLEPIIKAPLLEEWANNVKRQKVEVYLPRFKVEQKIDLKSTLQELGVKNIFTNDADLSAMTDGRDLYIGKAVQKAYLEVTEEGAEGAVGSGMIALTRTLMLYPQIMADHPFFFVIRNRRTGSILFMGRVMTPEVIEPSDHDFDSM; the protein is encoded by the exons ATGGAAAGAGGAGGGCTGGGAGGAGGCATCAGTCACTGG CTATCTGCGGTCTGTGCTGCGATGTTGATCCTGGACGTTCTgtccctgctccttctcctcatctccaTCCTGTTGCCGGGCTACGGTTGCCGGGCGGCGGACATTCCCGAGGACACTACGTCTGAGTTCTCAGTCAGACTGTACCACACGCTGAAGGCGGTGGGGGGGCAGGACAACATCATTTTCTCCCCACTGAGCGTTGCTGTGGCTCTGGGCATGGTGGAGCTGGGAGCCAAGGGAGCTTCGCTGGAGGAGATACGACAGGCGGTGGGATTCAGCCACCTGCTGCCAG GTGTGGAGTTCTCTTTGCTCCAGAACCTGACGTCAGCTCTGTCTGACGATGACACCCAATACGTGATCCGATTCGCCAACCGCCTCTTCCTGCAAGATGGCGTCGCTTTCAACCCCGAGTTCCTGCATCTGATGAGGAAGTACTTCCACGCGGACGTGGAAACAGTAGACTTCACAGAATCCGCAGCGGTGGCGGAGCAAATTAACAGCTGGGTGGAAAATCATACCGAGA GTAAGATCCGTGAGCTGCTATCGGCCGAGGACTTCAGCAGCGTGACCCGGCTGACCCTGGTGAACGCCGTCTACTTCAGAGGCTCGTGGAAAAACCAGTTCAGACCAGAGAACACCAGGACGTTCTCCTTCAGCAAAGACGACGGCTCCGAGGTGCAGACGCTCATGATGTACCAACAGGGAGACTTCTACTatg GTGAGTTCAGCGACGGCTCCCAGGAAGCCGGTGGCGTCTACCAGGTGCTGGAAATGCCGTACGAGGGGGAGGACATGTCCATGATGATCATCCTGCCGCGGCAGGAGGTCCCGCTGGCTTCGCTGGAGCCCATCATCAAAGCGCCGCTGCTGGAGGAGTGGGCCAACAACGTGAAGCGGCAGAAGGTGGAGGTCTACCTGCCCAG GTTCAAGGTGGAGCAGAAGATCGACCTGAAGAGCACTTTGCAGGAGCTGGGAGTGAAGAACATTTTCACCAACGACGCGGACCTCTCCGCCATGACAG ATGGCAGAGACCTATACATTGGGAAGGCGGTGCAGAAGGCCTACCTGGAGGTGACtgaggagggggcagagggagCCGTCGGGTCAG GAATGATCGCCCTGACTAGGACGCTGATGCTGTATCCTCAGATCATGGCTGATCACCCGTTTTTCTTTGTAATCAGAAACAGAAGGACAG GGTCCATACTCTTCATGGGCAGGGTGATGACCCCTGAAGTCATCGAGCCCAGCGACCACGACTTCGACTCCATGTAA
- the LOC114867861 gene encoding programmed cell death protein 10-like isoform X1 — protein sequence MEDRTDDASVASFQTLYTVMYPVFKEGFCSEFEGLAGNDRRTKPSFVTSLHSSLEDVNPSAAQTLRAAFIKAEEGSPGLTQDIVLKILEKKQKSDVNLTESLLRMSGENVEEFLIEASDFKELNLKVRELKQHLSKIPDLMDLKAYFLQVIKDVAGCIKELLDTVTAILKKYKFSDDRPLQQQKREFVRCAKRFSECLKVYFRDGNLTSVFVSTNQLAHRANMLLKVFKNASR from the exons ATGGAGGACAGGACAGACGACGCCTCAGTCGCCTCCTTCCAGACGCTCTACACTGTGATGTATCCTGTGTTCAAGGAG GGTTTTTGCTCGGAATTCGAAGGTCTAGCAGGAAATGACAGGAGAACGAAGCCGTCTTTTGTAACCTCTCTTCATTCCTCT CTGGAGGATGTGAACCCATCGGCGGCGCAGACCTTAAGGGCAGCCTTCATAAAA gcagaggaggggagCCCGGGTCTCACCCAGGACATTGTACTGAAAATActggagaagaagcagaaatcTGATGTCAACCTCACGGAGTCCCTGCTTCGTATGAGTGGAGAGAATGTGGAAG AATTTTTAATTGAAGCCTCCGATTTCAAGGAGCTGAACCTGAAGGTCCGAGAACTGAAACAGCACCTCAGCAAAATCCCGGATCTCATGGATCTTAAAGCGTACTTCCTCCAGGTGATCAA AGACGTAGCCGGCTGCATAAAGGAGCTTCTGGACACCGTTACCGCTATTCTAAAGAAGTACAAGTTCAGCGACGACCGG ccgctgcagcagcagaagcgtGAGTTCGTGAGGTGCGCGAAGAGGTTCAGCGAGTGTCTCAAAGTCTACTTCAGGGACGGAAA TTTGACCAGCGTGTTCGTCAGCACCAACCAGCTCGCCCACCGCGCCAACATGCTGCTGAAGGTCTTCAAGAACGCCTCGCGGTAG